The Enterobacter kobei genome has a segment encoding these proteins:
- a CDS encoding amidohydrolase/deacetylase family metallohydrolase gives MFDLLLRRARLADDTLTDIAIQDGKIAALGDIDAPARKTVELNGNVFVSAGWIDSHVHCYPNSPIYHDEPDSVGIATGVTTVVDAGSTGADDVDDFYEITRKAATEVFALLNISRVGLIAQNELANMANIDADAVKQAVKRHPDFIVGLKARMSSSVVGENGITPLERAKAIQSENGDLPLMVHIGNNPPNLDEIAELLSSGDIITHCYNGKPNRILTPSGELRASITSALKRGVLLDVGHGTASFSFEVAKRAIAMGILPHTISSDIYCRNRINGPVGSLASVMSKFLAIGMSLPQVIDCVTANAADGLRLTRKGRIQPGLDADLTLFTIKRQPTVLTDAENDSLQAEHILVPLAAIRAGKGYMTEQGSTEHAFDL, from the coding sequence ATGTTTGATTTACTCCTGCGCCGCGCGCGCCTCGCCGACGATACCCTGACCGATATCGCCATTCAGGATGGGAAAATCGCCGCGCTGGGCGACATTGACGCTCCCGCCCGTAAAACGGTTGAGCTGAACGGTAATGTGTTCGTCAGCGCAGGCTGGATTGACTCTCACGTCCACTGCTACCCGAACTCGCCGATTTATCACGACGAGCCGGACAGCGTAGGTATTGCCACGGGCGTCACCACCGTGGTGGATGCCGGCAGTACCGGGGCAGATGACGTGGATGATTTCTATGAAATTACCCGCAAGGCCGCCACCGAGGTGTTTGCCCTGCTGAACATCTCCCGCGTCGGGCTGATTGCCCAGAACGAACTGGCCAATATGGCGAATATTGATGCCGATGCCGTGAAGCAGGCAGTAAAACGCCACCCTGATTTTATCGTCGGCCTGAAAGCGCGCATGAGCAGCAGCGTGGTCGGTGAAAACGGCATTACGCCGCTGGAGCGCGCGAAAGCCATCCAGAGCGAGAACGGCGATCTGCCGCTGATGGTGCACATCGGCAACAACCCGCCGAACCTCGACGAAATCGCCGAACTGCTCAGTTCCGGCGACATCATCACCCACTGCTACAACGGCAAACCCAACCGTATTTTGACGCCCTCCGGCGAGCTGCGCGCCTCCATCACCTCCGCACTGAAGCGCGGCGTGCTTCTGGACGTGGGGCACGGTACGGCGAGCTTCAGCTTTGAGGTGGCGAAACGCGCCATCGCGATGGGCATTTTGCCGCACACCATCAGCTCGGATATCTACTGCCGTAACCGGATTAACGGCCCGGTCGGGTCGCTTGCAAGCGTGATGTCGAAGTTTCTCGCCATCGGCATGTCTTTGCCGCAGGTCATTGACTGCGTCACCGCCAACGCCGCGGATGGCCTGCGCCTGACGCGTAAAGGCCGCATCCAGCCCGGCCTTGACGCCGACCTGACGCTGTTCACGATTAAACGCCAGCCAACGGTGCTGACGGATGCCGAAAACGACAGCCTGCAGGCTGAACATATTCTGGTGCCGCTTGCCGCGATCCGCGCGGGCAAGGGCTACATGACCGAACAAGGGAGCACGGAACATGCCTTCGATTTATGA
- a CDS encoding DgaE family pyridoxal phosphate-dependent ammonia lyase produces MPSIYEKYHLKQVINTSGRMTALGVSTPRPEVVQAAMDGMNHYFEMKDLVNKTGEYIAKLLDVEGATVVSCASAGIAQSVAAVLVKDSDWLLENLHVTPIANNEIVLPKGHNVNFGAPVGTMVALGGGKLVEAGYANECSADQLAAAITPRTAAILYIKSHHCVQKSMLSVEQAAVVARKHDLPLIVDAAAEEDLHVYYRSGADLVIYSGAKAIEGPTSGLVIGKTQYVEWVKRQTAGIGRAMKVGKEGILGLTCAIEHYLTATKESGAEMVAKMTPFIDALNTLNGVTARVVWDRAGRDIARTEIKFDEATTGVGTGDLVNKLKQGEYAIYFRGYKANEGIIEADVRSVNADQLNIVYRRISEVLGQEKKA; encoded by the coding sequence ATGCCTTCGATTTATGAGAAGTACCACTTAAAGCAAGTTATCAACACCTCGGGCCGCATGACGGCGCTGGGCGTTTCCACGCCGCGCCCGGAAGTGGTGCAGGCGGCAATGGACGGCATGAATCACTATTTTGAGATGAAGGACCTGGTCAACAAAACCGGGGAATACATCGCGAAGCTTCTTGATGTGGAGGGCGCGACGGTGGTCTCCTGCGCGTCGGCGGGCATTGCCCAGTCCGTAGCGGCAGTGCTGGTCAAAGACAGCGACTGGCTGCTGGAAAACCTGCACGTCACCCCGATTGCGAACAACGAGATTGTCCTGCCGAAAGGCCACAACGTTAACTTTGGCGCGCCGGTGGGCACCATGGTCGCGCTGGGCGGCGGAAAACTGGTCGAAGCGGGCTATGCCAATGAATGTTCCGCCGATCAGCTGGCGGCGGCGATCACCCCGCGCACGGCGGCGATCCTCTATATCAAATCTCACCACTGCGTGCAGAAAAGCATGCTCAGCGTCGAGCAGGCGGCAGTAGTCGCACGTAAACACGATCTGCCGCTGATCGTCGATGCCGCAGCGGAAGAAGATCTGCATGTTTACTACCGTTCCGGCGCGGATCTGGTGATCTACAGCGGTGCGAAGGCGATCGAAGGGCCAACCAGCGGGCTGGTGATCGGCAAAACCCAGTACGTTGAGTGGGTGAAACGCCAGACGGCAGGTATTGGCCGCGCGATGAAGGTGGGTAAAGAGGGCATTCTCGGCCTGACCTGCGCCATCGAACACTACCTCACGGCGACCAAAGAGAGCGGTGCCGAGATGGTGGCGAAGATGACGCCGTTTATCGACGCGCTTAACACCCTGAACGGCGTCACCGCGCGCGTAGTCTGGGACCGCGCCGGGCGCGATATCGCCCGCACTGAGATTAAGTTTGACGAAGCGACCACCGGCGTGGGCACCGGTGACCTGGTGAATAAGCTCAAGCAGGGTGAATACGCCATCTATTTCCGTGGCTACAAGGCCAACGAAGGGATTATCGAAGCGGACGTGCGCAGCGTAAATGCTGACCAGCTGAACATCGTGTACCGCCGCATTAGCGAAGTGTTAGGACAGGAGAAAAAGGCATGA
- the dagF gene encoding 2-dehydro-3-deoxy-phosphogluconate aldolase, whose translation MKLTPNFYRDRVCLNVLAGSKANASAIYEAAEGHVLVGVLSKNYPDVASAVADMREYAALIDNALSVGLGAGDPNQSAMVSEISRQVQPQHVNQVFTGVATSRALLGQNDSVVNGLVSPTGTVGMVKISTGPLSSTAPDGIVPVETAIALLKDFGGSSIKYFPMGGLKCRDEYQAVAEACARYDFWLEPTGGIDLENFEAILQIALDAGVSKIIPHIYSSIIDKASGDTRPEDVRTLLEMTKKLVKS comes from the coding sequence ATGAAACTGACCCCCAATTTTTACCGTGACCGCGTCTGCCTGAACGTGCTGGCAGGTTCGAAGGCCAATGCCAGCGCCATTTACGAGGCGGCGGAAGGCCATGTGCTGGTGGGCGTGCTCTCCAAAAATTACCCGGACGTGGCAAGCGCGGTGGCGGATATGCGCGAGTACGCGGCGCTGATTGATAACGCGCTTTCCGTGGGACTGGGCGCGGGCGACCCGAACCAGTCGGCGATGGTCAGTGAAATCTCCCGTCAGGTACAGCCGCAGCACGTCAACCAGGTCTTTACCGGCGTGGCGACCAGCCGCGCGCTGCTGGGGCAGAACGACTCTGTGGTGAACGGTCTGGTCTCACCGACCGGCACCGTCGGTATGGTGAAAATTTCCACCGGTCCGCTGAGCAGCACGGCACCGGACGGTATCGTCCCGGTGGAAACCGCGATTGCCCTACTGAAAGATTTTGGCGGCAGCTCGATCAAATACTTCCCGATGGGCGGCCTTAAGTGCCGTGACGAATACCAGGCGGTAGCGGAAGCCTGCGCCCGTTACGACTTCTGGCTGGAACCGACCGGCGGGATCGATCTGGAAAACTTTGAGGCGATCCTGCAGATCGCCCTCGACGCGGGCGTGAGCAAGATCATCCCGCATATCTATAGCTCGATTATCGACAAGGCCAGCGGTGATACGCGTCCGGAAGATGTGCGTACGCTGCTTGAGATGACGAAGAAACTGGTTAAGTCATAA
- a CDS encoding lactonase family protein: MHTRNLLVASLSLLATAAVAQTQYAWVGTYNPNGEGLYRFIVDAQTGALGNKTLVSKLPNAAQLAVSHDGKTLYLASEVEQGVVQALRVEDNGELSELNQVASGGAGPVYLSLTPNGQHLLVANYVSGSIAVLPVKADGSLGDATDKHQDQGEPGAAKPEAAVEGSFAISDHNGPHAHMIAADPSGKYVFSTDLGLDRIYQYRFDDRSGKLTPNDPPFISASSKGAGPRHFVFRPKGDALWLINEEASTLTHYAVNANGTLKAGKTLSALPKGYKGTSFAAGLALSADGKQLYVANRLHNSIGHFTVTAEGTLRHQDDVWTRGDYPRTLTLDKQGRWLYVMNQRSDNITRFRVAQDGKLSFEPDYTPVGSPSQMVISP; the protein is encoded by the coding sequence ATGCACACCCGTAACCTGCTTGTTGCTTCACTCTCTTTGCTTGCTACCGCCGCCGTCGCGCAAACCCAGTATGCCTGGGTCGGCACCTACAACCCCAACGGCGAAGGGCTGTACCGTTTTATCGTTGACGCGCAAACCGGCGCGCTCGGCAACAAAACGCTGGTGAGCAAACTGCCGAACGCCGCGCAGTTGGCCGTCTCACACGACGGCAAAACGCTCTATCTGGCAAGCGAAGTGGAGCAGGGCGTGGTGCAGGCGCTGCGGGTGGAAGATAACGGCGAGCTGAGCGAGTTGAATCAGGTGGCCTCCGGCGGCGCGGGGCCGGTTTATCTTTCGCTGACGCCGAATGGCCAGCACCTGCTGGTGGCCAACTACGTCAGCGGATCGATTGCCGTTTTGCCGGTCAAAGCAGACGGCAGCCTGGGAGATGCCACGGATAAACATCAGGATCAGGGCGAACCTGGTGCAGCAAAACCAGAAGCCGCTGTAGAGGGCAGTTTTGCTATCAGCGATCACAACGGTCCTCATGCGCACATGATCGCCGCCGATCCGAGCGGGAAGTACGTGTTTTCGACCGATCTGGGGTTAGATCGCATCTATCAGTACCGTTTTGACGATCGAAGCGGAAAGCTGACCCCCAACGATCCGCCGTTTATCAGCGCCTCCTCGAAAGGGGCCGGACCTCGCCATTTCGTCTTTAGGCCGAAAGGGGATGCCCTGTGGCTGATTAACGAAGAGGCCTCAACGCTCACCCATTATGCCGTGAATGCCAACGGCACCTTGAAAGCGGGTAAAACACTCTCTGCCCTGCCAAAAGGGTACAAAGGCACCAGTTTTGCTGCCGGGCTGGCGTTAAGCGCCGACGGTAAACAGCTGTATGTGGCTAACCGTTTGCATAACAGCATCGGGCACTTTACCGTAACAGCAGAAGGCACGCTGAGGCATCAGGATGACGTGTGGACGCGTGGCGACTACCCGCGCACCCTGACGCTCGATAAACAAGGACGCTGGCTGTACGTTATGAACCAGCGCAGCGATAACATTACCCGTTTTCGCGTGGCGCAGGATGGGAAGTTGAGCTTCGAGCCAGACTATACGCCGGTTGGCAGCCCATCCCAGATGGTCATTTCACCCTAA
- a CDS encoding BglG family transcription antiterminator: MRFPNQRLAQLFDLLQNETLPQDELAQRLSVSTRTVRADITALNALLASHGAQFILSRGNGYQLKIDDAARYQQLQASHPRALRIPRTGAERVHYLVVRFLTSAFSLKLEDLADEWFVSRATLQSDMAEVRECFHRYNLTLETRPRHGMKLFGSEMSVRACLTDLLWELAQQDSLNPLVTDVALNAGVAEKMVPVLHDALTRHHIRLTDEGELFLRLYCAVSVRRISEGYPLPEFHAEDVEENVREAAKDIAVAIQELAGKALAPSEENWLCVHIAARQIQEIAPSAINADDEEALVNYILRYINTHYNYNLLSDAQLHADLLTHIKTMITRVRYQIMIPNPLLDNIKQHYPMAWDMTLAAVSNWGKYTPYAISENEIGFLVLHIGVGLERHYNIGYQRQPRVLLVCDAGNAMVRMIEAVLQRKYPQIEVTRTLTLREYEQVESLSEDFVIATARVSEKAKPVVMIAPFPTDYQLEQIGKLVLVDRTRPWMLDKYFDAAHFRIIDAPIDQQTLFRELCEQLEGEGFVGTAFLESVVEREAIVSTMLGDGIALPHSLGLLAQKTVVYTVLAPQGIAWGDETAHVIFLLAISKSEYEEAMAIYDIFVTFLRERAMARLCSCGDFAEFKTVAMESLSRF; this comes from the coding sequence GTGCGATTTCCGAACCAACGTTTAGCGCAACTTTTCGATCTGTTGCAAAACGAGACGCTGCCGCAGGACGAGCTGGCGCAGCGGCTGTCGGTCTCCACGCGAACCGTCCGTGCTGACATCACCGCCCTGAACGCGCTGCTGGCGAGCCACGGGGCGCAGTTTATTCTGAGCCGTGGAAATGGCTATCAGCTTAAAATTGACGACGCCGCGCGTTATCAGCAGCTCCAGGCCTCCCATCCGCGCGCACTGCGTATTCCCCGTACGGGCGCGGAGCGCGTGCATTATCTGGTGGTGCGTTTTCTGACGTCGGCGTTTTCGCTTAAGCTGGAGGACCTGGCGGACGAGTGGTTTGTCAGCCGCGCCACGCTACAAAGCGACATGGCGGAAGTGCGCGAGTGTTTTCATCGCTATAACCTGACGCTGGAAACCCGTCCACGCCATGGCATGAAGCTGTTTGGCAGCGAAATGTCGGTTCGCGCCTGCCTGACCGATCTGCTCTGGGAGCTGGCGCAGCAGGACAGCCTGAACCCGCTGGTGACGGATGTCGCGCTCAATGCGGGCGTGGCGGAAAAGATGGTGCCAGTGCTGCACGACGCGCTGACGCGTCACCACATTCGCCTGACGGACGAAGGGGAGTTGTTCCTGCGCCTGTACTGCGCGGTATCAGTGCGACGCATCAGCGAAGGCTATCCGCTACCGGAATTCCATGCGGAGGATGTGGAGGAGAACGTGCGGGAAGCGGCGAAAGATATTGCTGTGGCCATTCAGGAACTGGCGGGCAAAGCGCTTGCACCCTCGGAGGAGAACTGGCTCTGCGTGCACATCGCTGCGCGGCAGATCCAGGAGATCGCCCCAAGCGCCATTAACGCCGATGACGAAGAGGCGCTGGTGAACTACATCCTGCGCTACATCAACACCCACTACAACTACAACCTGCTCAGCGACGCGCAGCTGCACGCGGATCTGCTCACGCACATCAAGACGATGATCACCCGCGTGCGGTATCAAATCATGATCCCCAATCCGCTGCTGGATAACATCAAGCAGCACTACCCGATGGCCTGGGACATGACCCTGGCGGCGGTATCGAACTGGGGCAAATACACGCCGTATGCGATCAGCGAAAACGAAATTGGTTTCCTGGTGCTGCACATTGGCGTCGGGCTGGAGCGTCACTACAACATTGGCTACCAGCGCCAGCCGCGCGTGCTGCTGGTCTGTGACGCCGGTAATGCGATGGTGCGTATGATTGAGGCGGTACTCCAGCGTAAATACCCGCAGATTGAGGTCACGCGCACGCTCACGCTGCGCGAGTACGAGCAGGTGGAATCGCTTAGCGAGGACTTTGTTATCGCTACCGCGCGCGTCAGTGAAAAAGCAAAACCGGTAGTGATGATCGCACCGTTTCCGACTGATTATCAGCTGGAGCAGATTGGCAAGCTGGTGCTGGTAGACCGCACCCGCCCGTGGATGCTGGATAAATACTTCGACGCCGCCCATTTCCGCATCATCGACGCGCCGATTGACCAGCAAACGCTGTTCCGCGAGCTGTGCGAACAGCTTGAAGGGGAGGGGTTTGTGGGGACGGCGTTTCTGGAGTCGGTGGTTGAACGTGAAGCCATCGTCAGCACCATGCTCGGTGACGGCATTGCGCTTCCGCACTCCCTCGGTCTGCTTGCCCAGAAAACCGTGGTCTACACCGTACTCGCCCCGCAGGGGATTGCGTGGGGTGACGAAACCGCGCACGTGATTTTCCTGCTCGCCATCAGCAAAAGCGAGTATGAAGAGGCGATGGCGATCTACGATATCTTCGTCACCTTCCTGCGCGAGCGCGCCATGGCGCGGCTCTGTAGCTGCGGCGATTTTGCCGAGTTTAAAACGGTGGCGATGGAGAGTTTGAGTCGGTTTTGA
- the nrdG gene encoding anaerobic ribonucleoside-triphosphate reductase-activating protein: protein MNYHQYYPVDIVNGPGTRCTLFVSGCVHECPGCYNKSTWRLNSGMPFTAEMADRIINDLNDTRIKRQGISLSGGDPLHPQNVPEILNLVKRIRRECAGKDIWVWTGYRLDELNAAQMEVVELINVLVDGKFVQDLKDPALIWRGSSNQVVHHLR, encoded by the coding sequence ATGAATTACCATCAATACTACCCCGTTGATATCGTCAACGGACCCGGCACCCGCTGCACCCTGTTCGTGTCAGGCTGCGTCCACGAGTGCCCGGGTTGCTATAACAAAAGCACCTGGCGCTTAAATTCCGGTATGCCGTTTACCGCGGAAATGGCAGACCGGATCATTAACGATCTCAACGATACGCGCATCAAACGACAGGGAATTTCGCTCTCCGGCGGCGATCCTCTTCACCCGCAAAACGTGCCGGAGATCCTGAATCTGGTAAAACGCATTCGCCGCGAGTGCGCAGGAAAGGATATCTGGGTCTGGACGGGTTACAGGCTGGATGAACTGAATGCGGCTCAGATGGAAGTGGTGGAGTTGATTAACGTGCTGGTCGACGGCAAGTTCGTTCAGGATTTAAAAGATCCCGCGCTGATCTGGCGCGGCAGCAGTAACCAGGTTGTGCATCATTTGCGTTAA
- the nrdD gene encoding anaerobic ribonucleoside-triphosphate reductase: protein MTPHVMKRDGCKVPFKSERIQEAILRAAKAAGVDDADYCATVAEVVSSQMNERSQVDINEIQTAVENQLMAGPYKQLARAYIEYRHDRDVQREKRGRLNQEIRGLVEQTNSALLNENANKDSKVIPTQRDLLAGIVAKHYARQHLLPRDVVSAHERGEIHYHDLDYSPFFPMFNCMLIDLKGMLTHGFKMGNAEIEPPKSISTATAVTAQIIAQVASHIYGGTTINRIDEVLAPFVTASFNKHRKTAEEWQIPDADGYAHSRTEKECYDAFQSLEYEVNTLHTANGQTPFVTFGFGLGTSWESRLIQQSILRNRISGLGKNRKTAVFPKLVFAIRDGLNHKVGDPNYDIKQLALECASKRMYPDILNYDQVVKVTGSFKTPMGCRSFLGVYEDENGEQIHDGRNNLGVISLNLPRIALEAKGNEAEFWTLLDERLQLARKALMTRIARLEGVKARVAPILYMEGACGVRLKADDDVSEIFKNGRASISLGYIGIHETINALSGGTHMYDSDALREKGVAIVQRLRDAVDQWKEETGYGFSLYSTPSENLCDRFCRLDTAEFGIVEGVTDKGYYTNSFHLDVEKKVNPYDKIDFEAAYPPIANGGFICYGEYPNIQHNLKALEDVWDYSYQHVPYYGTNTPIDECYECGFTGEFECTSKGFTCPKCGNHDAARVSVTRRVCGYLGSPDARPFNAGKQEEVKRRVKHLGNGQIG from the coding sequence ATGACACCGCATGTGATGAAACGTGATGGCTGTAAAGTGCCGTTTAAATCAGAGCGCATCCAGGAAGCCATTCTGCGTGCAGCTAAAGCAGCGGGAGTCGATGACGCAGATTACTGCGCCACCGTCGCAGAAGTCGTTAGCAGCCAGATGAATGAACGCAGCCAGGTTGATATCAACGAGATCCAGACCGCGGTTGAAAATCAGCTGATGGCGGGCCCCTACAAGCAGCTGGCCCGCGCCTACATTGAGTACCGCCACGATCGTGACGTGCAGCGTGAAAAGCGCGGTCGCCTGAACCAGGAGATCCGTGGTCTGGTAGAGCAGACCAACTCTGCCCTGCTCAATGAAAACGCCAACAAAGACAGTAAAGTGATCCCCACCCAGCGCGATCTGCTGGCCGGTATCGTCGCCAAACACTATGCCCGTCAGCACCTGCTGCCGCGCGATGTGGTCTCAGCGCACGAGCGCGGTGAGATCCACTATCACGATCTCGACTATTCACCGTTCTTCCCGATGTTCAACTGTATGCTGATCGACCTGAAAGGCATGCTGACCCACGGGTTTAAAATGGGTAACGCCGAGATTGAACCGCCAAAATCCATCTCCACCGCCACTGCGGTCACGGCACAGATTATCGCCCAGGTCGCCAGCCACATTTACGGCGGCACCACCATTAACCGCATTGACGAAGTGCTGGCCCCGTTTGTGACCGCAAGCTTCAACAAGCACCGCAAAACGGCCGAAGAGTGGCAGATCCCGGACGCCGACGGTTATGCACACTCGCGCACCGAGAAAGAGTGCTATGACGCGTTCCAGTCGCTGGAGTATGAGGTGAATACCCTGCATACCGCCAACGGCCAGACGCCGTTTGTGACCTTCGGTTTTGGCCTGGGCACCAGCTGGGAATCGCGTTTGATCCAGCAGTCCATCCTGCGCAACCGTATCTCCGGCCTCGGTAAGAACCGCAAAACGGCGGTGTTCCCGAAACTGGTATTCGCCATCCGCGACGGGCTGAACCACAAAGTTGGCGATCCGAATTACGACATCAAACAGCTGGCGCTGGAGTGCGCGAGCAAGCGCATGTACCCGGATATTCTGAACTACGATCAGGTCGTAAAAGTAACCGGTTCATTTAAAACGCCAATGGGTTGCCGCAGCTTCCTCGGCGTATACGAAGATGAAAACGGCGAGCAGATCCACGACGGGCGTAACAACCTCGGCGTCATCAGCCTGAACCTGCCGCGCATCGCGCTGGAGGCGAAAGGCAATGAAGCGGAATTCTGGACGCTGCTGGATGAACGTCTGCAGCTGGCGCGCAAGGCGCTGATGACCCGTATCGCCCGCCTTGAAGGGGTCAAAGCCCGCGTGGCACCTATCCTCTATATGGAAGGGGCCTGCGGCGTGCGCCTGAAAGCGGACGATGACGTGTCTGAGATCTTCAAAAACGGCCGCGCGTCGATTTCGCTGGGCTATATCGGCATCCATGAAACCATCAATGCCCTGTCTGGCGGCACGCATATGTATGACAGCGACGCGCTGCGTGAAAAAGGCGTGGCGATTGTTCAGCGCCTGCGCGATGCCGTGGACCAGTGGAAAGAGGAAACCGGCTACGGTTTCAGCCTGTACAGTACCCCAAGCGAGAACCTGTGCGACCGCTTCTGCCGTCTGGACACCGCCGAGTTCGGCATCGTGGAAGGCGTGACCGATAAAGGTTACTACACCAACAGCTTCCACCTCGACGTGGAGAAGAAGGTAAACCCGTACGACAAGATCGACTTTGAAGCGGCGTATCCGCCGATCGCCAACGGCGGCTTCATCTGCTACGGCGAGTACCCGAACATTCAGCACAACCTGAAGGCGCTGGAAGACGTGTGGGATTACAGCTATCAGCATGTGCCGTATTACGGCACCAACACGCCCATCGACGAATGCTACGAGTGCGGCTTTACCGGCGAGTTCGAGTGTACCAGCAAAGGCTTTACCTGCCCGAAATGCGGTAACCACGACGCGGCACGCGTGTCGGTAACCCGCCGCGTGTGCGGCTATCTCGGTAGCCCGGATGCGCGTCCGTTTAACGCCGGTAAGCAGGAAGAGGTAAAACGCCGCGTGAAGCATCTGGGGAATGGGCAGATCGGGTAA